In a genomic window of Rhopalosiphum maidis isolate BTI-1 chromosome 4, ASM367621v3, whole genome shotgun sequence:
- the LOC113548406 gene encoding cardioactive peptide isoform X1: MFAQGHSSTAMNPSILTLVWMSILVSLVQTVFADDVIMQKRYFDNDNPVAEPIRRKKPFCNAFTGCGRKRSDESMATLVELRSEPAVEEISRQIMSEAKLWEAIQEARLELLRQQRQNKAERMEMKPFPAGLRRKRRSFATSDKC; the protein is encoded by the exons atgtttgcaCAAGGCCATTCATCGACAGCCATGAATCCATCAATATTGACCCTCGTCTGGATGAGTATACTAGTATCTTTAGTCCAAACTGTGTTTGCCGATGACGTCATTATGCAAAAAAGG TATTTCGACAACGATAATCCGGTAGCTGAACCAATCAGAAGAAAAAAACCTTTTTGCAATGCATTTACAG gtTGTGGTCGTAAGAGATCGGACGAATCAATGGCCACCTTAGTTGAACTTCGTTCAGAACCGGCTGTTGAAGAGATTAGCAGGCAGATAATGTCTGAGGCTAAGCTTTGGGAAGCGATTCAAGAAGCTCGACTTGAATTACTACGTCAACAAAGACAAAATAAAGCA GAAAGAATGGAAATGAAACCTTTTCCCGCGGGTTTAAGAAGAAAACGTCGATCTTTTGCCACCAGTGACAAATGCTAA
- the LOC113548406 gene encoding cardioactive peptide isoform X2 — protein MNPSILTLVWMSILVSLVQTVFADDVIMQKRYFDNDNPVAEPIRRKKPFCNAFTGCGRKRSDESMATLVELRSEPAVEEISRQIMSEAKLWEAIQEARLELLRQQRQNKAERMEMKPFPAGLRRKRRSFATSDKC, from the exons ATGAATCCATCAATATTGACCCTCGTCTGGATGAGTATACTAGTATCTTTAGTCCAAACTGTGTTTGCCGATGACGTCATTATGCAAAAAAGG TATTTCGACAACGATAATCCGGTAGCTGAACCAATCAGAAGAAAAAAACCTTTTTGCAATGCATTTACAG gtTGTGGTCGTAAGAGATCGGACGAATCAATGGCCACCTTAGTTGAACTTCGTTCAGAACCGGCTGTTGAAGAGATTAGCAGGCAGATAATGTCTGAGGCTAAGCTTTGGGAAGCGATTCAAGAAGCTCGACTTGAATTACTACGTCAACAAAGACAAAATAAAGCA GAAAGAATGGAAATGAAACCTTTTCCCGCGGGTTTAAGAAGAAAACGTCGATCTTTTGCCACCAGTGACAAATGCTAA